A window of Sphingorhabdus lacus contains these coding sequences:
- a CDS encoding autotransporter outer membrane beta-barrel domain-containing protein: protein MKIWMIGLCAATSLIPMAQAHAEDENNWRASINAGVTVYAQDEDPQFASLSLAREFEQGFIQLSVSAVRGGVTQGVLNAVPVNSETVSLSGGRSFGDLSVDGYVSLGQRRFDTEVFERLGRRVTINSDGSSFAVGGGISYDVMSGESVIASPFLAVDYDRIDVGRAVTLPGGEVTTVKSREDGVTGSAGVALQTLFGSDAEHSFGVNAAFVATSNSSATRSGTGSGTISRIVAARNVPGQSDEWAEVGASASFALSQDISLNLNANRTLGFAGPEATSLIAGLSFRF, encoded by the coding sequence ATGAAAATCTGGATGATCGGCCTATGCGCCGCAACTAGTCTGATACCCATGGCGCAAGCTCATGCGGAGGATGAAAATAACTGGCGCGCGTCCATCAATGCGGGTGTTACCGTCTATGCACAGGATGAGGACCCGCAATTTGCAAGCCTCTCGCTTGCCCGCGAATTTGAGCAGGGCTTTATCCAATTGTCCGTTTCCGCCGTGCGCGGCGGGGTCACGCAGGGCGTGCTGAATGCGGTGCCCGTGAATAGCGAAACCGTTTCCCTTTCGGGCGGAAGAAGCTTCGGCGACCTCAGCGTCGACGGCTATGTTTCGTTGGGCCAACGCCGTTTCGATACGGAAGTGTTCGAACGCCTCGGCCGCCGTGTGACGATCAACAGCGACGGATCAAGCTTCGCCGTCGGTGGCGGGATAAGCTATGATGTGATGTCGGGTGAGAGCGTGATCGCATCGCCCTTTTTGGCCGTAGATTATGACCGTATCGATGTTGGTCGTGCAGTCACGCTTCCAGGCGGCGAGGTCACGACCGTGAAATCGCGCGAAGATGGTGTGACCGGCTCGGCTGGTGTCGCCCTGCAGACGTTGTTCGGATCCGATGCCGAGCACAGCTTTGGCGTGAACGCGGCTTTTGTTGCCACGTCGAACAGCAGCGCGACACGCTCGGGAACGGGAAGCGGGACCATCAGCCGCATTGTCGCCGCACGCAATGTCCCGGGGCAAAGTGATGAATGGGCGGAAGTTGGCGCGAGCGCCTCTTTTGCGCTGTCACAAGATATCAGCCTGAACCTCAACGCCAACCGCACGCTAGGATTTGCGGGGCCGGAGGCAACCAGTTTAATCGCAGGGTTAAGTTTCCGCTTCTAA
- a CDS encoding NUDIX hydrolase translates to MNTDTAEEPIATPAATMVIFRENPSGGAPLLLMVERIKAMAFAGGAAVFPGGKVDAADFDYAEMLGGPLPLDEAAARLAAIRETIEEAGLALGLAGVSDPAECDEARAALHDGESLQAICTRHGWTPDFDRLVPWSRWRPPAFERASRVFDTRFYLADAGATAPVATVDHTENRALFWATAAEVLDKADRDEVKIIFPTRRNLERLALFGTFDSAARHAAEHPVTMVQTYIDKREDGSWLCIPEGHGYPVLAEPIETAMRG, encoded by the coding sequence ATGAATACTGACACCGCCGAAGAGCCCATAGCCACGCCCGCCGCCACGATGGTGATTTTCCGCGAGAATCCATCCGGCGGCGCGCCGCTTTTGCTGATGGTGGAACGGATCAAAGCTATGGCCTTTGCAGGCGGCGCGGCGGTGTTTCCCGGCGGCAAGGTGGATGCGGCCGATTTCGATTATGCGGAAATGCTGGGTGGCCCCTTGCCGCTGGACGAGGCGGCGGCGCGGCTTGCGGCAATAAGGGAAACGATCGAGGAAGCCGGGTTGGCATTGGGCCTTGCTGGTGTTTCTGACCCCGCCGAATGTGACGAAGCGCGGGCGGCGTTGCATGATGGAGAGAGCCTGCAGGCAATATGCACGCGCCATGGCTGGACACCGGACTTTGACCGGCTGGTTCCTTGGTCGCGTTGGCGTCCCCCGGCATTCGAGCGGGCGAGCCGTGTTTTTGACACGCGTTTTTATCTGGCAGATGCGGGTGCTACCGCCCCTGTGGCGACCGTAGACCATACGGAAAACCGCGCGCTGTTCTGGGCCACGGCGGCTGAAGTCCTGGACAAAGCGGATCGCGATGAGGTCAAGATTATCTTTCCGACACGGCGCAACCTCGAACGGCTTGCCCTTTTCGGCACCTTTGATTCTGCCGCCCGACATGCGGCTGAGCACCCTGTGACGATGGTTCAGACCTATATCGACAAGCGCGAGGACGGGAGTTGGCTGTGCATACCGGAAGGGCATGGCTATCCCGTTCTTGCCGAACCCATTGAAACGGCAATGCGCGGATGA
- a CDS encoding NupC/NupG family nucleoside CNT transporter, with protein MMAVLQQLQGLIGISLVVLIAWGLSENRKAFPGWRWVGGALLLQIGIALLIVRVPFVWDVVMLANYAVMAIEKATLVGSSYMFGYTGGGEMPFVLKDGAQPPLIIAFQILPLVIVFSALSALFWHWKILSFIVRGLSWALQKTMGVSGVVGLSAGANIFLGVVEAPLVVRAYFEKMSRSELFAVMVLAMATISGAILILYAQTLSKTVPDAVGHMISASLIVLPASILIARLMVPGDGDTQMEPDDTSLKYESSIDAVITGTMDGVQLFLAVIGIIIVVFALVALVDQILGVLPLIDGSPLTLRRFFGWIFAPLMWAIGIPWQDAGTAGGLMGTKAILNEYVAYLDMAALSEGELGPRSKLIITYALCGFANLASVGLLVSTIGTLCPARRTDAASLGMKSWVAGNLASAMTGAMIGLVTVV; from the coding sequence ATGATGGCAGTCTTGCAGCAGTTGCAAGGGCTGATCGGCATATCGCTGGTTGTATTGATCGCGTGGGGCTTGTCGGAAAATCGCAAGGCGTTTCCCGGTTGGCGCTGGGTCGGCGGGGCTTTGCTGCTGCAAATCGGCATCGCGCTTTTGATCGTGCGTGTCCCCTTTGTGTGGGATGTCGTCATGCTTGCCAATTATGCGGTGATGGCCATCGAAAAGGCGACCTTGGTCGGGTCCAGCTATATGTTCGGTTATACGGGCGGGGGCGAAATGCCCTTCGTCCTTAAGGATGGCGCGCAACCTCCGTTGATTATTGCCTTCCAGATTTTGCCGCTCGTTATTGTGTTCTCGGCGCTTTCCGCCCTATTTTGGCACTGGAAGATATTGTCGTTCATCGTGCGCGGGCTGAGCTGGGCTCTGCAAAAGACGATGGGGGTCAGTGGCGTTGTCGGACTGAGCGCCGGTGCAAATATCTTCCTCGGCGTTGTCGAGGCCCCTTTGGTGGTGCGGGCCTATTTCGAAAAAATGAGCCGAAGCGAATTGTTCGCGGTCATGGTGCTGGCGATGGCGACGATCTCGGGTGCGATCCTGATCCTGTACGCGCAGACGCTGTCGAAAACGGTTCCTGATGCCGTGGGGCATATGATTTCGGCATCGCTGATCGTTTTACCCGCCTCGATACTGATCGCCCGCCTGATGGTCCCGGGCGATGGCGACACCCAGATGGAGCCGGACGATACAAGTCTGAAATATGAAAGCAGCATCGACGCCGTCATCACCGGCACGATGGACGGGGTGCAATTGTTCCTGGCCGTGATCGGCATCATCATCGTCGTGTTCGCGCTTGTCGCACTGGTTGACCAGATATTGGGCGTCTTGCCGCTCATCGACGGTAGTCCGCTGACACTGCGCCGCTTTTTCGGCTGGATATTTGCGCCACTGATGTGGGCGATCGGCATTCCATGGCAGGATGCTGGCACCGCCGGGGGGCTGATGGGAACGAAAGCTATTCTGAATGAATATGTCGCCTATCTCGACATGGCAGCTTTGTCCGAAGGCGAACTCGGGCCCCGAAGCAAGTTGATCATTACATATGCATTATGCGGTTTCGCTAACCTTGCGAGCGTTGGTTTGCTCGTGTCGACCATCGGCACGCTTTGCCCCGCACGCCGCACCGATGCGGCGTCGCTGGGAATGAAAAGCTGGGTCGCGGGCAACCTCGCCTCCGCCATGACGGGGGCGATGATCGGGCTGGTGACGGTGGTTTAG
- a CDS encoding 2Fe-2S iron-sulfur cluster-binding protein: MAKVTVISRNGEGREVEAENGLSLMEVIRDNGFDELLALCGGCCSCATCHVHIDPAFADKLPKMGEDENDLLDSTDHRNETSRLSCQIPVSDALDGLIVTIAPED; this comes from the coding sequence ATGGCCAAAGTCACCGTAATCTCACGCAATGGCGAAGGCCGCGAAGTAGAGGCGGAAAATGGTCTGTCGTTGATGGAAGTCATTCGCGACAATGGCTTTGACGAATTGCTCGCTTTGTGCGGTGGTTGCTGCTCTTGCGCGACCTGCCATGTGCATATCGATCCGGCCTTTGCCGACAAGCTGCCCAAAATGGGTGAGGACGAAAACGACCTGCTCGACAGCACCGATCATCGCAACGAAACATCGCGCCTGTCGTGCCAGATTCCGGTCAGCGATGCTCTCGACGGCCTGATCGTCACCATCGCGCCGGAAGATTAG
- the trxB gene encoding thioredoxin-disulfide reductase, with the protein MTENRHAPVIIIGSGPAGYTAAVYAARANLTPMIVTGVEIGGQLMTTTEVDNWPGDDAGVMGPELMERMRKHAERFGTRIENDHIEKVDFSKRPFTLTGGAGDYTADAVIIATGASAQYLGLPSETAFMGKGVSACATCDGFFYRNKPVAVIGGGNTAVEEALYLANIASHVTLVHRRDKLKAEKILQDRLFAREAEGKVTIKWNHTLDEVLGDAMGVTGMRIAATDGSGTEDIELHGVFIAIGHKPNTGIFEGHLDMAGGYIKVRGGAEGQATETSVPGVFACGDVMDHIYRQAVTSAGTGCMAALDAERFLDGLDPA; encoded by the coding sequence ATGACCGAAAATCGCCACGCTCCCGTCATCATCATCGGCTCCGGCCCGGCAGGCTATACTGCTGCCGTTTACGCCGCGCGCGCCAATCTGACGCCGATGATCGTCACCGGGGTGGAAATCGGCGGGCAGTTGATGACGACGACCGAAGTCGACAACTGGCCGGGCGACGATGCGGGCGTCATGGGCCCCGAATTGATGGAGCGGATGCGCAAGCATGCCGAACGTTTCGGAACGCGGATCGAAAATGACCATATTGAAAAGGTCGATTTCTCCAAGCGGCCCTTTACGCTGACGGGCGGGGCAGGCGATTATACGGCGGATGCGGTCATCATAGCAACGGGCGCCAGCGCGCAATATCTCGGCCTCCCGAGCGAGACAGCTTTCATGGGCAAGGGCGTGTCGGCCTGTGCCACCTGCGACGGCTTTTTCTACCGCAACAAGCCGGTGGCTGTCATCGGCGGCGGGAACACTGCGGTTGAAGAGGCGCTTTATCTCGCCAACATCGCCAGCCACGTCACCCTCGTCCATCGCCGCGACAAGCTGAAGGCGGAGAAGATCTTGCAAGACCGGCTCTTCGCGCGGGAGGCCGAGGGCAAGGTGACGATCAAGTGGAACCACACACTCGATGAAGTACTGGGTGATGCGATGGGCGTCACCGGCATGCGCATTGCCGCGACCGATGGCAGCGGGACCGAGGATATCGAACTGCACGGCGTCTTCATCGCCATTGGCCACAAGCCTAACACCGGCATTTTCGAAGGGCATCTCGATATGGCCGGCGGCTACATCAAGGTCCGCGGCGGTGCCGAAGGCCAAGCGACCGAGACCAGCGTGCCCGGCGTCTTTGCATGTGGCGACGTGATGGACCACATCTATCGCCAGGCGGTCACAAGCGCGGGGACCGGCTGCATGGCGGCGCTGGATGCCGAACGTTTTCTGGACGGGCTAGATCCCGCCTAG
- a CDS encoding OPT family oligopeptide transporter yields the protein MRELTIRSVILGGLITLLFTAANVYLGLKAGLTFATSIPAAVISMAILRLLPGGTILENNIVQTIASAAGTLSAIIFVLPGLVILGYWQGFPFLTTAAVCATGGILGVMFSVPLRRALVTGSDLPYPEGKAAAEVLIVGSAEGSGSDENKRGLATILVNALLSAGVSLLISMKLVAGEIARYFKIGAGATGASTSLSLALVGVGHLVGLSVGLAMLLGMAISWLGLVPYFSQGVAGADAAEIAGTVFREKARFIGAGTIGVAAIWTLLKIIGPIVQGLKGAMAASAARSAGDSLALTERDIPIKLVGAIIVATLIPIAFLLWQFLGATPLAGMAGPMIGLTIVYILLAGVVIASVCGYMAGLIGASNSPISGVGILAVVGASLMLLGFFGRGGTPDETSAMIAYALFATAIVFGIATISNDNLQDLKTGQIVGATPWRQQIALVIGVLFGSLAIPPVLDLLNNAFGFAGSAGAGENALAAPQALLISALAKGVLGGDLDWPLLGLGALIGVAVVIVDELLGKAGKRRLPPLGVGMGVYLPMALTFLIVVGTVLGHYYDKWADARKDPEAAKRMGVLAATGLIVGESLFGVAFAGIVAGSGSDAPLAVVGEGFAPIAEYGGAILFIGILWWIYHRTRREAAQ from the coding sequence ATGCGCGAGTTAACAATCCGGTCCGTCATCTTGGGCGGTCTGATCACTTTGCTGTTTACCGCAGCAAATGTCTATTTGGGTCTGAAGGCCGGATTGACCTTTGCCACGTCTATTCCCGCTGCAGTCATTTCGATGGCCATACTCCGCCTGCTGCCGGGCGGGACCATTCTTGAAAACAACATCGTGCAAACCATCGCCAGCGCGGCGGGGACGTTGTCGGCCATTATCTTTGTGCTGCCGGGCTTGGTGATCTTGGGATATTGGCAGGGCTTTCCGTTCCTGACGACCGCCGCGGTCTGTGCGACTGGCGGGATATTGGGTGTGATGTTTTCTGTGCCGCTGCGCCGTGCACTCGTTACTGGTTCGGACCTTCCCTATCCTGAAGGAAAGGCGGCGGCCGAAGTGCTGATCGTTGGATCGGCCGAAGGCTCAGGGTCGGATGAGAACAAGCGCGGCCTTGCGACTATTTTGGTCAATGCGCTGCTTTCCGCCGGTGTTTCACTGCTGATCTCCATGAAGCTCGTGGCCGGTGAAATCGCACGCTATTTCAAAATAGGGGCAGGCGCGACTGGTGCGTCCACATCGCTGAGCCTTGCTCTGGTCGGGGTCGGCCATCTGGTCGGGCTGTCGGTCGGGCTTGCGATGCTTTTGGGCATGGCGATCAGCTGGCTCGGGCTGGTTCCCTATTTCAGCCAAGGTGTCGCAGGCGCGGACGCCGCGGAAATCGCAGGCACCGTGTTCCGCGAAAAAGCCCGCTTCATTGGCGCAGGCACCATCGGTGTCGCCGCCATATGGACCTTGCTTAAAATCATCGGCCCGATTGTGCAGGGCCTTAAAGGTGCAATGGCCGCCTCTGCCGCGCGGTCGGCGGGTGATAGCTTGGCTTTGACCGAACGTGATATTCCGATCAAATTGGTGGGCGCGATTATCGTCGCCACATTGATACCCATCGCCTTTCTGCTCTGGCAGTTTTTGGGCGCTACGCCGCTTGCCGGAATGGCAGGCCCGATGATTGGTCTCACCATCGTGTATATCTTGCTGGCGGGTGTCGTGATCGCGTCGGTCTGCGGCTATATGGCGGGCCTGATCGGCGCATCGAATAGCCCGATATCCGGTGTCGGCATTTTGGCCGTGGTTGGCGCATCGCTGATGCTGCTCGGCTTTTTCGGCCGTGGCGGTACGCCCGATGAAACCAGCGCGATGATCGCCTATGCCCTGTTTGCGACTGCAATCGTGTTCGGCATTGCGACCATTTCGAACGACAATTTGCAGGATTTAAAAACCGGGCAGATTGTCGGCGCGACGCCATGGCGGCAACAGATTGCGCTGGTGATCGGCGTGCTCTTCGGCAGCCTTGCAATCCCGCCGGTGCTAGATTTGCTGAACAATGCTTTTGGCTTTGCGGGCAGCGCAGGCGCGGGCGAAAATGCGCTTGCCGCGCCGCAGGCCTTGCTCATCTCGGCGCTGGCAAAGGGTGTCCTTGGCGGAGACCTCGATTGGCCGCTACTCGGGCTTGGTGCCCTTATCGGGGTTGCCGTGGTGATCGTGGACGAGCTGCTCGGCAAAGCGGGCAAACGCCGCCTGCCCCCATTGGGTGTCGGCATGGGCGTCTATCTGCCGATGGCGCTGACATTCCTGATCGTCGTCGGGACCGTGCTCGGCCATTATTACGACAAATGGGCCGACGCGCGCAAAGACCCCGAAGCCGCCAAACGGATGGGTGTCCTTGCCGCGACCGGCCTGATCGTCGGAGAAAGCCTGTTTGGCGTCGCCTTCGCCGGGATCGTCGCGGGCAGCGGTAGCGATGCACCTTTGGCCGTCGTCGGCGAAGGCTTTGCCCCTATCGCTGAATATGGCGGCGCGATCCTGTTTATCGGCATCCTATGGTGGATATACCACCGCACACGTCGTGAGGCCGCGCAATAG
- a CDS encoding DUF4199 domain-containing protein, whose amino-acid sequence MGRIILVYGVIAGVTVAILMRIAMMLFPEGGTGGMVAGFSSMIIALSFVFIGVKRYRDIELGGIIRFWRALGVGFAIAFIASLFYVAAWELYLYFTNYTFMDEYISATLEQAKNQGKTATELATMAREMDSFRALYANPFSRMAVTFTEISPIAVLMPLISAALLRNSCFLPLKAATA is encoded by the coding sequence ATGGGACGGATAATCCTAGTTTACGGCGTAATCGCCGGCGTGACCGTGGCGATCCTCATGCGCATCGCAATGATGCTTTTCCCGGAAGGCGGCACCGGCGGGATGGTCGCCGGTTTTTCATCCATGATCATCGCGTTGTCTTTTGTCTTTATCGGGGTGAAGCGATATCGCGATATAGAATTGGGCGGGATCATCCGCTTCTGGCGTGCCTTGGGGGTCGGCTTTGCCATCGCGTTCATCGCGTCGCTTTTTTACGTCGCCGCATGGGAGCTCTATTTATACTTCACCAATTACACATTCATGGATGAGTATATCAGTGCGACACTTGAACAGGCGAAAAACCAAGGCAAAACCGCCACAGAACTCGCCACTATGGCGCGGGAGATGGACAGTTTCCGTGCGCTCTACGCGAATCCGTTCAGCCGCATGGCTGTTACGTTCACGGAAATATCGCCGATTGCCGTGCTTATGCCACTGATATCTGCCGCTTTGTTACGCAACAGCTGCTTCCTGCCATTGAAGGCGGCTACTGCTTGA
- a CDS encoding response regulator transcription factor: MVLYGLALAALAFLLEWLDYTRSIQHWSFEFYVTCVAVIFVLLGIWIGNRLTARPREGFARNEAAIASLGISAREVEVLEMLSAGHANKVIARHLDISPNTVKTHVARLYEKLEVASRTQAISRARELDILP; encoded by the coding sequence GTGGTCCTGTATGGCTTGGCGCTTGCGGCGCTCGCGTTCCTGCTGGAATGGCTCGATTATACACGAAGCATCCAGCACTGGTCTTTTGAATTTTACGTTACCTGCGTTGCCGTCATCTTCGTCCTTTTGGGTATCTGGATCGGGAACCGTTTAACGGCGCGACCACGTGAAGGCTTTGCCCGAAACGAGGCCGCGATCGCGTCGCTGGGTATCAGTGCGCGCGAGGTTGAAGTTTTGGAAATGCTATCCGCCGGACATGCCAACAAAGTCATTGCCCGCCACCTCGACATATCCCCGAACACCGTCAAAACCCATGTCGCGCGTCTGTATGAAAAACTGGAAGTAGCCAGCAGGACCCAAGCGATAAGCCGCGCGCGCGAGCTGGATATTTTGCCCTGA
- a CDS encoding M48 family metallopeptidase encodes MAFDPAVETARYIDSLGPEALQKAASYTTATHWLMLGGLFVTALVTWIIVRSRLLERLSARLEKSGWGLRTWVITTSFFFLSALISLPWGLYEEWGFERSYGRTSQPLGDFLTQDAIGILLSSFLGGLFFLGVYALIRRTGKSWWLWSGGLTAFAAAATILLSPVLIEPLFNEYKPVPEGPVRTALLEMADEANIPHDRVLMFDGSRQSNNFTANVSGVFGSARIAISDVALKQASLDEVKAVTGHEIGHYVLGHVWRIVFLFAGLAMLGFFLADRLFGRVAALFGSKAQVSDAEGLPILLFIVSVLGLLAQPVLNSVTRMGESEADAYSLRTVNLPDALAGALVKTAEYRYPRPSAFEEIAFYSHPSVERRVRRAMDWKAEQLKKNPAP; translated from the coding sequence ATGGCATTCGATCCTGCGGTGGAAACCGCGCGCTATATTGACAGTTTGGGGCCTGAGGCCCTGCAAAAGGCGGCAAGCTACACGACGGCAACGCATTGGCTGATGCTCGGGGGGTTGTTTGTGACCGCGTTGGTGACGTGGATCATCGTGCGGTCGCGCTTGCTGGAACGTTTGTCGGCCCGTTTGGAAAAAAGTGGCTGGGGTTTGCGGACATGGGTGATCACCACGTCCTTCTTTTTCCTGTCGGCGTTGATCAGTCTGCCATGGGGCTTGTATGAAGAATGGGGTTTTGAGCGCAGCTATGGCCGCACCAGCCAGCCTTTGGGCGATTTTCTCACGCAAGATGCCATCGGTATTCTGTTGTCGAGCTTTTTGGGCGGATTGTTCTTCCTCGGAGTTTACGCCCTGATCCGGCGGACCGGGAAAAGTTGGTGGCTTTGGTCGGGCGGGCTGACTGCCTTTGCAGCCGCCGCAACTATTTTGCTGTCTCCGGTTCTCATCGAACCGCTGTTCAATGAATATAAGCCGGTGCCCGAAGGTCCTGTTCGGACTGCGCTGCTTGAAATGGCGGATGAAGCAAATATTCCCCATGACCGGGTGCTGATGTTCGACGGTTCACGGCAGTCGAATAATTTTACCGCCAATGTATCGGGTGTGTTCGGCTCGGCGCGGATTGCGATTTCGGATGTTGCGCTCAAACAAGCCTCGCTTGACGAAGTGAAGGCGGTGACCGGGCATGAGATCGGCCATTATGTGCTGGGCCATGTCTGGCGGATCGTGTTTCTGTTTGCCGGTTTGGCGATGCTCGGCTTCTTTCTTGCCGACCGGCTGTTTGGCCGGGTAGCCGCCCTGTTTGGCAGCAAGGCGCAGGTCAGCGATGCTGAGGGCTTGCCCATATTGCTGTTCATTGTTTCGGTGCTTGGCCTGTTGGCGCAACCGGTACTCAACAGTGTGACACGCATGGGTGAGAGCGAGGCGGACGCCTATTCGCTGCGCACGGTGAACCTGCCGGATGCGCTCGCAGGCGCGTTGGTGAAGACCGCGGAATATCGCTATCCGCGCCCTTCGGCCTTTGAAGAAATTGCCTTTTATTCGCATCCGTCCGTCGAACGGCGGGTGCGCCGTGCGATGGACTGGAAGGCGGAGCAGTTGAAGAAAAATCCCGCGCCTTAA
- a CDS encoding malate synthase G, translating into MTQYVSRAGLQIAEELAHFVESRAIEGTGITADELWQGLATIFTQFVPQNRALLAKRDELQAKIDAWHRAHPGPVSDMQGYQSFLRDIGYLVPEPAPFSVGTQNVDAEIATMAGPQLVVPSLNDRFVLNAANARWGSLYDALYGTDVLDADPAQSGGYDATRGAAVIAYARSFLNETIPGWEAVLAGGTSHHFVAKAVSGDTSRYLFKQNGLHIEIVVDPTHSIGATDALGIADVTLEAALTTIIDLEDSVAAVDAEDKVAAYTNWLGLMRGDLVASFEKGGRTLTRALDADRVYGDITLPGRSLMFVRNVGHLMTNPAVLLADGGEAPEGILDALFTSLCALHDLKGLGTHRNSRAGSIYIVKPKMHGPEEAALTNALFDAVEDVLGLARHTIKVGVMDEERRTSANLAACIHAVKDRIVFINTGFLDRTGDEMHTAMQAGPMIRKAEMKTSSWIQAYEARNVQIGLACGLSGKAQIGKGMWAAPDMMKDMMVQKIGHPKAGANTAWVPSPTAATLHAMHYHQFDVFGRQAELATEPTPGLDPLLTIPVAPVGHNWSDEDVTQELENNAQGILGYVVRWIDQGVGCSKVPDIHDVGLMEDRATLRISSQHIANWLLHGIATEAQVDAALIKMAAKVDGQNAGDPLYEKLTPDSIAFKAARALIFEGVQQPNGYTEPLLHKFRLEKKAAA; encoded by the coding sequence ATGACTCAATATGTATCCCGCGCAGGCCTGCAGATCGCAGAGGAACTGGCGCATTTCGTGGAAAGCCGTGCCATTGAAGGTACCGGCATAACGGCGGACGAGCTGTGGCAAGGCCTCGCCACTATCTTCACCCAATTTGTCCCACAGAACAGGGCCCTGCTCGCAAAGCGGGACGAATTGCAGGCAAAGATCGACGCATGGCATCGCGCCCATCCCGGTCCGGTTTCGGATATGCAGGGCTATCAGAGCTTTCTGCGGGACATTGGTTATCTAGTTCCCGAACCCGCGCCTTTCTCCGTGGGAACGCAGAATGTGGATGCCGAGATCGCGACCATGGCTGGACCACAATTGGTGGTTCCATCCTTGAACGACCGCTTTGTCCTGAACGCGGCCAATGCGCGCTGGGGCAGCCTATATGACGCGCTCTATGGAACCGACGTCCTTGACGCGGACCCTGCGCAATCGGGCGGCTATGATGCCACGCGCGGCGCAGCGGTCATTGCCTATGCCCGCAGCTTTCTGAACGAGACGATCCCGGGTTGGGAAGCTGTTTTGGCGGGTGGCACCTCACACCATTTTGTCGCGAAGGCCGTTTCGGGCGACACCTCGCGCTATCTGTTCAAGCAAAATGGCCTACATATCGAGATTGTCGTCGATCCGACCCACTCCATCGGTGCAACAGATGCTTTAGGTATTGCCGACGTCACGTTGGAAGCAGCACTGACCACGATTATCGATCTTGAAGATTCCGTGGCTGCGGTGGACGCGGAGGATAAGGTCGCGGCCTACACTAACTGGCTGGGCCTGATGCGCGGCGATCTGGTGGCGTCGTTTGAAAAAGGCGGCCGGACCCTGACCCGTGCGCTGGACGCGGATCGTGTCTATGGCGACATCACCCTGCCCGGCCGCAGCCTGATGTTTGTGCGCAATGTCGGGCATTTGATGACCAACCCGGCGGTCCTGCTTGCCGATGGCGGCGAAGCACCCGAAGGCATATTGGATGCACTCTTCACGTCCTTATGCGCGCTGCACGATCTGAAAGGTCTTGGCACCCATCGCAACAGCCGCGCGGGTTCAATCTACATCGTCAAACCCAAGATGCACGGCCCCGAAGAAGCCGCATTGACGAACGCGCTGTTCGACGCAGTCGAAGATGTCCTCGGCCTTGCGCGCCACACTATCAAGGTGGGCGTGATGGACGAAGAACGCCGGACCAGCGCCAACCTCGCCGCCTGTATTCATGCCGTCAAGGACCGTATCGTGTTTATCAACACGGGCTTCCTCGACCGCACCGGCGATGAGATGCACACCGCGATGCAGGCAGGCCCCATGATCCGCAAGGCGGAGATGAAAACATCGAGTTGGATACAGGCCTATGAAGCACGCAATGTGCAGATCGGTCTGGCATGCGGCCTGTCCGGCAAGGCACAGATCGGTAAGGGCATGTGGGCAGCGCCCGATATGATGAAGGACATGATGGTCCAGAAAATCGGCCACCCCAAGGCAGGCGCAAACACCGCTTGGGTGCCCTCCCCCACCGCCGCGACCTTGCACGCAATGCATTACCACCAGTTCGACGTCTTTGGCCGGCAGGCCGAGCTTGCGACCGAACCAACGCCGGGTCTTGATCCGCTTCTCACCATTCCGGTCGCACCGGTGGGCCACAACTGGTCGGATGAGGATGTGACGCAGGAACTGGAAAACAACGCCCAGGGGATTTTGGGCTATGTTGTCCGTTGGATTGACCAGGGCGTTGGCTGTTCCAAGGTTCCCGATATTCACGACGTGGGCCTGATGGAAGATCGTGCAACCTTGCGCATTTCGTCACAGCATATTGCCAACTGGTTGCTGCATGGCATCGCGACCGAGGCGCAGGTGGACGCTGCCCTCATCAAGATGGCCGCCAAGGTGGACGGACAAAATGCAGGCGATCCGCTGTATGAAAAGCTGACGCCGGACAGCATCGCGTTCAAAGCCGCCCGTGCGCTTATCTTTGAAGGGGTACAGCAACCGAACGGCTACACCGAACCGTTGCTGCACAAATTCCGGCTGGAGAAGAAAGCCGCCGCTTAA